The nucleotide sequence GGATGAGCCCGTTCCAGTTCACCGGCGGCATGACCGGGTACTCGCTGGTGTACCAGTTCGGCGGCTCGCTCTACAACGAGGACGCCACCAAGGCGACCTTCAACTCGCCGGAAGCGGTCGAGGCGGTCGACTGGTGCGCCCGGCTGGTCACCGGCGGGCACTCGCCGGCCAACGTCGGCCAGGACGCCGACTACCTCGCCCTCAAGAGCGGCAAGAACGCCTTCAACGTCAACGGGATCTGGCAGATCAACGACCTGAAGAAGAGCCCCGACGTGCAGTGGGGCGTGGCGGCGATGCCGCAGATCGGGTCGCGGAAGTCGGTCTGGGCCAACTCGCACAACTTCACGATCGTCCAGCAGCCGCGCGGTGCCGACGCGAACAAGGTGGCCGGCGCCAAGGTGTTCATCAACTGGCTGAGCCAGCACTCGCTGGACTGGGCCGCCGGCGGCCAGGTGCCCGCGCGCCGTGCGGTGCTGGACGACCCGAAGTTCCAGGCGCTGACCGAGGTCAACACGCTGGCCGCGGAGCTGCCGGACGCGGCTTTCCCGCCGGCCGCGCCGGGCATCGGCGACGTGACGCTGCTGTTCTACACCGCCTTCAACGAGGCCGTGCTGGGCAAGAAGTCGCCGAAGCAGGCGCTGGACGACGGCGTCGCCAAGGCCGACAAGCTGCTGGAGGACAACCGCAAGAAGTACGGGAGCTGACCGGCGCATGCACCGCCGGGCCACTCCGTACCTGTTCCTGCTGCCGTACCTTGTCATCTTCGGGGTTTTCGGCCTGCTGCCGATCGTGCTCGGAGTGTGGCTCAGCCTGCACCAGTGGGACTTCCAGCTGCCGAACAAGCCGTTCGTCGGCCTGGACAACT is from Phytohabitans houttuyneae and encodes:
- a CDS encoding ABC transporter substrate-binding protein encodes the protein MTIQRTELSRRRLLGLGLGLGAATTLGLAGCGDDDTEGGAAAGDGGKTYTGPKVSLNLWNGFTGGDGDIFKKLVDQFNTEHANIAITVATYRWEDYYAKLPGAVTSGNGPDIAVMHMDQLATFAARKVIQPVDDVASALELSEADFAPTVWQGGLYQDKRYGIPLDMHPVGFYYNKTLMERAGLDPNKPPTNRSEVEQALAAMKGKGIQGFWMSPFQFTGGMTGYSLVYQFGGSLYNEDATKATFNSPEAVEAVDWCARLVTGGHSPANVGQDADYLALKSGKNAFNVNGIWQINDLKKSPDVQWGVAAMPQIGSRKSVWANSHNFTIVQQPRGADANKVAGAKVFINWLSQHSLDWAAGGQVPARRAVLDDPKFQALTEVNTLAAELPDAAFPPAAPGIGDVTLLFYTAFNEAVLGKKSPKQALDDGVAKADKLLEDNRKKYGS